TGGGGCGGCCCGAAACCCGGCCCGCTGGCCACTGGGCACCTCCACCGCTGCCCGCAGCTCTGGCTGGCGAGGACTGCCTGTGGTACCTGGACCGGAATGGCTCCTGGCATCCGGGCTTCAACTGCGAGTTCTTCACCTTCTGCTGCGGGACCTGCTACCAGCGGTACTGTTGCCGGGACCTGAGCCTGCTCATCACCGAGAGGCAGCAGAAGCACTGCCTGGCCTTCAGGTGGGCGccggcctcccctccccaccccctccggCTCTCAGCCGACACCCTGCCTGGGCCCGAAGCGGGGCTGGAGCTCCAGGGCGCAGGAGCTCCAGGAGGGGCCGGCCGGTGACCGTCATGTGGTCATCGCGGGCTGGGGCTGGGCCGGGCCCTTCCCCCCGCCCGGGCCTGTgcagggcgggggcaggggcagcCCCTGGCCCAGCGGCGCTCCAGCCTCTGGCCGGACTGGTCCAATCCCCAGTCCGCCgctcaccagctgtgtgatcttggggagGACAGGTCCCGGGTGGGTCACTGTTTCCTCCTCATTAAGGGGGGCGCACAAAAGGGGCTTTCAAACTTGTTTTGGGAGGAGGAGACGCTGACATACAGAACATGTATGGGGAGGCAGTGACCGAGCGCGGTTTGAGAAAGGAGCTCTGCCCGTCAGGCCTCCTGTGTTGGAGTCCAAGCTGTTCAGTCCTGGACTCGGGTGCACGCAGCAGCCCCTGCAGGGAGGCCGCTGCTCAGGAGGCTGCCCAGCCTTCAGGGAAGCGCGGTCCCCAAGCTCTCCCCAGCGGGGCGGGCAGAGCCCCGCGTCTCTCTGGCCGGGGGTCCAAGCCAGCATGGCGGTCTGTGTGGCGAGGACTCCCCGCATGAGGCTGGAAGGTGAGGAGACCTGTTCTTTGTCCAAGTCCCAAAACCATAGCGGGCATCGCCTCGGCCGTGATCCTCTTCGTGGCTGTAGTGGCCACCACCATCTGCTGCTtcctctgctcctgctgctaccTCTACCGCCGGCGCCAGCAGCTGCAGAGCCCGTTTGAAGGTGCGTCTGTCCGTCTGTCCACGCGGGAAGGGGCGGGGGTGCCCTCGGAGGGCACCAGAGGTCCGGAGGTGTGGTTGGCAGCAGCGGGCCCCTCTGGACACACACCTGCCCGCCCGTCACCCCAGAAGCCAGAGCGCAGGGACACGTGTGAACCCTGAGTATACCGATGTACCTGCAGCTTGGGCCGTGCGCGTGCACATGGCTCTCAGGAAACAGCAGGCCGGGCCTGGAGCGTGAGCGACGTCGGGTGCGCTCCGTGTGCAAAATCGTGTGCCTGCACACAGGCCCAGGCCTGGTGGGTGTGGGAACGGTGACCCTGTGTGGGGGTCAGTGTGAGAGGACCCCTCGGGGGCAGCTCTGCTAGGCCGGGGCAGGGCGGGACGCCCCCCAGGCCAGTGCTGTCTGGCCCAGGAGGTCTCTGAAACCCTGAGTGGGCACACTGCTGAACCCAGACCAACCAGCAGGGGCCACCTGCGGGCGCCCTGCTGGACTCGGCCAAGCAGCAGGATCttggggcagaggggcagggacGGCGTCCCATGGAGGCGGTGCCCTGAGTACTGGTCCTTGTCCCCCAACCAGGCCAGGAGATCCCCATGACAGGCGTCCCTGTGCAGCCAGTGTACCCATACCCCCAGGACCCCAAAGCCGGCCCCGCACCCCCACAGCCCGGCTTCATGTACCCACCCAGCGGTCCTGCACCCCAGTATCCACTCTACCCGGCCGGACCCCCAGTCTACAACCCTGCAGGTGAGTGGGCCCCgcctcctgcctgctctgccctgGGGGTCCTGCAGCCTGGGTTGGGGTTCCTTCGCGCACTCCTGGGCCACCCCGACCCTCACCTCGTCTCCTTGGTTTACAGCTCCTCCCCCGTACGTGCCACCCCAGCCCTCCTACCCCGGAGCCTGAGGAGCCAGCTGCGTCTCTGCCGTCCCTCAGGAGGCTGAGCCTCCGCCCGGcccagggggtgggcaggggcgtCTGCTTGccaggccccaggcccagctGCGCTCTGAGACCTTCTGGGAATGGAGCCCCAGAGAGGAGGAACAGGAGCTGAGCTGGAACTTGGCCGTGactgaggggtgggtggggagggcctgggacatgtggactatttttaatcAGGAGTGGGGGAAGGGCGGGAAAGCCTGCATGGCCCCTGCTTTCTTccagcccttctcctcccaggaCCCGGGGCCAGGAAGGCTGAGCCCCTCCTGTTTGCCGTggacttgggggtggggaggctccACCAGCCACGGGCAGAAGCCCCCGGCTGCCCCACGGGCCGCGCTCCGGGGGATTAAAGCCGTGGTGACATAACTCCGCTGGGCCGTCCACACCTCCTGACTCcgtgggggagggcagggccggTGCCCGAGCACAGGCAGAAGCCCTGGGCTGAGGGCTGCCAGGCTGCCAGAGCTGGGGAGGCAGATCTTGCCACCGTGGGGGGACGGGTCCTCCTGGTCCCAGATTCCACACGTGGGTCCGGCGTGAGAGGCACCTCCCTCCACCTATCTGAGACACCTGGACTCGCGCTTGTCCCCCACCGACTGACCTAGGTGTGTTTCCCAAGGTTGCCGGGTCTCcgcttcctcatctgtagaatgagggCACTGCTTCAGGGGTACAGGAAGCTTGTTGGAGCTGCCCTTCCCCGTCAGAGGGCCTTCCCTGGACCAGCGGCTGAGAGGAGCCCGGCTGGGCAGGTGCTGTCAGCCGCCTCAGAGCATCACAGGCGCCCAAGACACGAGACCCCCAGGCCCACTTCAGTGCCTCTGCTGTGTCAGGCCGGTCCCCTCCCGCCCCCTGGCCTGGTGACAGATCCAGGAAAGGAAGCTCGATAGACTTTAATTCACGCGGGGAAAACACCAAGTCAGCTTGGAAAGCCCCTAAGCCCTCCAAGCCCTCTCTCAGTCCCCTCCCCTCCATCCACTTGCCCTCCAGCCCCACTGCAACCTGCTGGCTCCATTCCTCAGGCCTCAGGGCTCTGCGGCCTGTCTGGAGGGCCGGCCCTTGTGCCGGTGGCGCTCAGGGCCCGATGGAGACTCTTTTCACGTTAAGGGCGGGGGCTCTGGGCCAGCTGCTTTGGGGCCGGGGCCAGACCTCCACCTCTGGACCTGACCTGGGTAAAGGGGAAGCTTGTGCTGCAAGTCCACCTTTCCCGAGGATGGGGACGAGAGGTGGGCCGCGGGTGTCCTGGCTTCCAGGCCATAGCTTCTGCCAGCATGCTGGGAGAGGGGTCACCAAGTCATCCCAAGGTTTGGACAGCCCCTCTCTCTGTCCTGAAGCTGGGAGGTGGAGGTTTCCAGGACAAAATTTCTGCATTTCCCTGAAAGATGAGATGTTAATGAATGCAGGGCCATGCCATCCGGAATGAGCTTCCTTAAGTCAGCAGCCTGGGGCCAATTAGAAATTGCTCCATAGTCTAGGATGGGAGACAGTTTATCCCAATAAGAGCCCCCTACCCCCTCCCTCCAACATTTCCAatcaattgctgctgctgctaagttgctgcaaaGCACTgcaaaaaagagaattttaagaaaaagggGAAATCGTGCTGGAGTGGAGCTTTCACGTGGTGGCAGCAGAGAGGAGGCCCCTCACATTGTCTAGCTGGTAAACAGGGCACCGCCCTAGTCTCTCCTGGGACCCAACACCTCACCTGGGGACCGGGCACAGCTGCTCCCCCAGCACCCCTGAAAACTGGCAGTCGCCCTACAAGATGGTGTTGGGTAGAAGGAGCCGTGACCCTCAGGGGTTGGGTCAGCAGTGGTCTAAGTGGGGGTCCTGCTCAGCTCGGAGGTAGCAGCAGGACGCTGGGGGGTCAGGGAAGCGGAGGTGGAAGGGCCCGCATCCTGGGGTCAGCGAGGCCTGCGGTGCCGGGGAGCCTGAGTCCAGAAGAGGATGGCGGGGAGCGGGCTAGGGCCCAGGTGCCTGGAACGTACAGTCAGGGCCGGGAGCCAGGGGTTAGCAAGACAGCGGagcgcgggggcgggggcggtcaGGAGCGGGAGGAGGCTGAGAGCCCGATGCGCAGAGGAGGGGAGGCCGGAAGAAGTGTGCCCAGTGGGGTGGGCAGCGCCTGCCCCTCTACCACCTCCCCAGCGGGCCGCCCCCACTAGGCTCCCCAGGCCGGGTGGTCCTGGTGGGTGACCCGCGTTCGGTTCTCTCGCCTCTTAGAGGAGCCGCCTGAGCGGCCTTGGGCCCCAGGCCCGGCCCGGGCCTCCTGCGAGAGCCAGCGGGCCGAGGGGCCCTGCAGCCCGGAGACCCCGGGCCCGTACACGCCGCCCCCGTCCGGGCGCTCTTTCGCGGACGGGCCGGGCCTGGGGCTCCGCCGGCCCCCGGGCGGGGTGCGGAGAGGGTAAGGCGGCTGGGAATCCCAGCCCAGGTTTGGGTCCGGACCCGTCAGCGAGGGCTTCGGCCCCGCCTAGCGAGCCCTCCCCTCAACACGGCTGATCCCAGGGCGGCCCCCGCCGCCATCCCGGCCTTCCCGCGGGGCGGGCCGCGCTCGGTACAGCCGCCCGCCCTCTGTCCGCGCGCCGCACAAGGCCCGGCCGCGTCTCCGCTAGGAGGCGCCGCGCCGCCGCCCGAGGATGGGGACGTCATCCGCCTGCAAGGGACGCGAGGGGGCGGCGGGAAGGGTGATGTCATCGGCCTgcggggaggcgggggaggggacgTCATTCTCCTGCGGGGGCGGCGGGAAGGGTGACGTCATCGGCCTGCGGGGAGGGGCGGGAAGGGTGACGTCATTGGTCTGCCGGAGCCGCGGGGCAAGGGGACGTCATAGGCCGGCGGGGGAGGCGTAGGGGACGACGTAGGCGGGAGAGGGACAGAGGGCGCGCGGAGGGCGGGGCCTggccccccacacccacccccaggCACAGCGTGAGGGGTCGTCCCCTCGGGAGCCTCGTGCCCTGAAGCGGCGGCCGGGCGGGGCCTCGAGGCCCTGGGCGCCGCGCGGGGCCGTGCGGCCGGCTGGAGTCGCCCTCCGGCCCGGCCGTGTCCGCTGTAGGTCACGGACAggcgggcaggggcgggggccgCGCGCAGGCGTCGCCTTAGGCCCTGACTGGGCTCCCGGGGTCAGGCGCATGGTGGACGCGGGGGACGAGGCCCCAGGCCCGCCGGCAGCTCCAAAGCGGAGAGACGCCCTTGGCATCCAGACAGTGGGAGTCGGGCCTGGGGGCACACCCGCTGGGCACTGCCCCGCGGTCATTCACCCTCGGCCCTCCTGACCTGGGCTGCTCGGGGCGCCGGCCCCCAGCCCACACCGGGAGGCGCGGAGCGGCGCGGACCGCTCGCCTCATGTGGCCACTGAGGCCCTGGCTCCGCCACCCGCCTCAGCGCTGCGCCCAGGGACCCCGGGCAGGACCCCCTGACTGAGTCCGGCCCCTGCGAGGAGCTCCCGTGTGGGCGGCTCGACAGGGTGGGGAGTCTGCGCTTCCCGAGCAGGGGTCAGCGCCAGGACTCTGGGGACAGCACCCAGGTGGGCACGGCCACTCACAGCTGAAGGCTCGTATATATTATAAAATCTCACGGAGGACAGATCACAGCTATCTGAACAGCAGCAGGTGAGTGTGAGGGAACGTCTGCTTTGGCATCCAGTCTTCAGGTACAGCGGCTGTCTGTCCTCTCCCCCTGCCGcagcccaccccccaccaggCCATGCCCCTCAAGTCCTCTGCTTAGCGGGGAGGGGTTTGGGGTATCCTCAGCGCCTCCACCCTCTCCCCTGAGCCCTTGGCCCTCCAGTCTTACACCCTTGCCCCACACAGGGAGCCACCAGCCCAGCGGGCTTGCCCCCAGGGCTCCTCAGAGGCCTGAATCCTGGCCCTGGGGGCAGTGGGCCCATGCGTCGCATGACCCCTGAGGGACCCCCCCTCTCAGCTCCTAGGCCTTGGCAGCTGGCCAGCCACTCAGGCTCCAGGGGTGTCGTCTTTTCGGTCACGTGCTAGTAGGACTCTTCTCGTCCAGAACCGCCGGTTCCAGGGATGAGACAGTGGTGGAGAGCGCCAGAGACAAGAAAAGAAGCGAGGGGAGAAGATACCCTTAGTGGAGTGGCCGCGGCCTCCAGCTCCCCCAGAGCAGGGCAGGGATGTCCAGAGCAGGGCAGCTGGCGTGGTGGGCGGGGTCCATGCGGCCCTGGGAAGCGGGGCCTGGGCAGGTGTGGCGTGGCGGGCGGCGCCGGCAGCCCGGGCCTACTGCAGCAGCTTGGGCACCTCCACCTGTCAGGGCAGAGCAGACGGCTTAGAGGAGGGGGCCCCAGGATGCcttgccctcctctcctcctgggctCTCAAACAGAGGAGCTGCAGGCAGAGGAggccttttcccttttctgtaaaAACCTGACGCCATCCGATGACTTGGGGGACTGTCGAGGTTGCACTGTGTCTCAGGAGGGACCTGGTCAGGAGGGGCGGGGtcagcctggaggaggagcttTGAGAAGCCGGCTCTCCAGGGACGGACGATCTCTTGAAGACCTTTGGGGTGACCTGACCTCTAGGGCCTGACTGGTTCTAAGAGGGGATTAGAACCCCTCTAAAACAAAGGCCATGTGGGCCTGGGGAATGGGAAGACTTTGAGGAAGTGTCTGAAGGTGCTTCTCCACTTGCGGGAGAAACATGGGGGACGGGCTAGAGGAAGCTCCTGGGAGGACGGACAGACGCCCTGGAGGGAGTGCAGGTCCACCCCCCAGCCTCGCCCTGTGGCCAGGAGCGCCCACCTTCTTGAGCTGCTTGAGGTTGCTGGAGCGGATGGCCGCCAGCAGCTGGTCCCGGGAGTTCTTCTCCTGGGCGGGGAGGGCCTTGTCGCCCATCTTCCGCTGGGTGGCCGGGGACAGCGAGTTCCTCAGGTTCTCCATGATGAGTGGGGGCGCCAGGGGCGGCGGCGGTGGAGGGGGCACGGCCGGGGCACCCCCTTTGCCCGGCGAGTTCTTGGGAGCGGCCTTGGGGGGTGGCTGCAGGGAGGGCCTGGGGGAGCCCCGGGCGGGGGGCCGGGCCTGGGGCACCTCCAGCAGCGCCTTCCCCGCCTGGGCCTCCTGCGCCTGCGCCTCCTGCGCCTGCCGCTGCTCCTGCAGCCGCTTCTGCCGCTGCCGGTCCATGTTGCGGCTGAGCAGGTTGGTGACGGTCATGCGGGGCCCGGCCAGCTCGAAGTGGTAGCCCAGCTTGAGCAGCGTGGTGTTCTCCTTGAGCAGCTTGGCCATCTCCATCTCGGTCTTGCCGCCGCAGATGTGACGCTGGTTGTGGAAGCGGAGCTCGGTCAGGGAGCTGTTCTGCAGCAGGGCCCGGAAGATGGCCAGGATGCCCTTGCTGGTGATGTGGTTGGAGTCCAGGTTCAGGCTGGTGATGGTCTTGTTGGCCTTGAGCATGATGGCGATGGCGAAGGC
The sequence above is a segment of the Bos mutus isolate GX-2022 chromosome 16, NWIPB_WYAK_1.1, whole genome shotgun sequence genome. Coding sequences within it:
- the SHISA4 gene encoding protein shisa-4 produces the protein MPPAGLRGAAPLAAVALLVLGAPLALAGEDCLWYLDRNGSWHPGFNCEFFTFCCGTCYQRYCCRDLSLLITERQQKHCLAFSPKTIAGIASAVILFVAVVATTICCFLCSCCYLYRRRQQLQSPFEGQEIPMTGVPVQPVYPYPQDPKAGPAPPQPGFMYPPSGPAPQYPLYPAGPPVYNPAAPPPYVPPQPSYPGA